From a single Streptomyces sp. NBC_01264 genomic region:
- the recN gene encoding DNA repair protein RecN, whose amino-acid sequence MKPRYRRPVLEEMRIRSLGVIDDAVVELSPGFTAVTGETGAGKTMVVTSLGLLLGGRADPALVRIGAKAAVVEGRIVMRPDAPAALRAEEAGAELDDGALLISRTVSAEGRSRAHVGGRSVPVGLLAELADDLVAVHGQTDQQGLLRPARQRQALDRYAGDAVAVPLEKYAAAHRRLRAVAGELEEITTRARERAQEADLLRFGLDEIAAVEPLSGEDTELAAEAERLGHAESLSSAAQVAHAALAGNVEDPEGVDAGALVAGAHRALESVRSHDPALGALAERIGELGILLADVAGELAGYADDLDADPLRLAAVEERRAALTQLIRKYGSEYGSTRNGVDSVLEWAERGSVRLLELDGDDERIDELTAERDGLRLELSSLAQALTDARNEAATRFASAVTEELASLAMPHARVTIDVRQTEDPEGVEVGGRLVAYGPSGVDEVELLLAPHPGAQPRPIAKGASGGELSRVMLAVEVVFAGSDPVPTYLFDEVDAGVGGKAAVEVGRRLAKLAKSAQVVVVTHLPQVAAFADRQLLVEKTNDGSVTRSGVTVLEGEARIRELSRMLAGHEDSASARAHAEELLAAAREPE is encoded by the coding sequence ATGAAACCTCGGTATCGTCGTCCCGTGCTTGAGGAGATGCGGATACGGTCGCTCGGGGTCATCGACGACGCTGTGGTCGAGCTGTCACCCGGTTTCACCGCGGTGACCGGCGAGACCGGCGCGGGCAAGACCATGGTCGTCACCAGCCTCGGGCTGCTGCTCGGCGGGCGGGCCGACCCCGCACTGGTGCGGATCGGGGCCAAGGCGGCGGTCGTCGAAGGGCGCATCGTCATGCGCCCGGACGCCCCCGCCGCGCTGCGCGCCGAGGAGGCCGGAGCCGAGCTCGACGACGGCGCCCTGCTGATCAGCCGGACCGTTTCCGCCGAGGGCCGCTCGCGCGCCCACGTCGGCGGCCGCTCCGTGCCCGTCGGGCTGCTCGCCGAGCTCGCCGACGACCTCGTCGCCGTCCACGGCCAGACCGACCAGCAGGGCCTGCTCCGGCCGGCCCGGCAGCGCCAGGCCCTCGACCGGTACGCGGGCGACGCCGTCGCCGTCCCGCTGGAGAAGTACGCCGCCGCCCACCGCAGGCTGCGCGCCGTCGCCGGAGAGCTGGAGGAGATCACCACCCGGGCCCGGGAACGCGCCCAGGAAGCCGATCTGCTGCGCTTCGGGCTCGACGAGATCGCCGCCGTGGAACCGCTCTCGGGCGAGGACACCGAGCTGGCGGCGGAGGCGGAGCGCCTCGGGCACGCCGAATCCCTGTCCTCGGCCGCCCAGGTCGCCCACGCGGCCCTCGCCGGCAACGTCGAGGACCCCGAGGGCGTCGACGCGGGCGCGCTCGTCGCCGGGGCGCACCGCGCGCTGGAATCCGTACGCTCCCACGACCCGGCGCTCGGCGCGCTCGCCGAGCGGATCGGGGAACTGGGCATCCTGCTCGCGGACGTGGCCGGGGAACTCGCCGGGTACGCGGACGACCTGGACGCCGATCCGCTGCGGCTGGCGGCCGTGGAGGAGCGGCGGGCGGCACTGACCCAGCTGATCCGGAAGTACGGATCCGAGTACGGATCCACCCGGAACGGCGTGGACTCCGTCCTGGAGTGGGCCGAACGGGGCTCCGTACGGCTGCTGGAGCTGGACGGCGACGACGAGCGGATCGATGAACTGACCGCGGAGCGCGACGGGCTGCGCCTGGAACTCTCCTCGCTGGCCCAGGCGTTGACCGACGCGCGGAACGAGGCGGCGACCCGCTTCGCGTCCGCCGTCACCGAGGAGCTGGCCTCCCTGGCGATGCCGCACGCACGGGTCACCATCGACGTCCGGCAGACCGAGGACCCCGAAGGGGTCGAGGTCGGCGGCCGGCTCGTCGCGTACGGGCCCTCCGGCGTCGACGAGGTCGAACTGCTGCTGGCCCCGCACCCCGGCGCCCAGCCGCGGCCGATCGCCAAGGGCGCCTCGGGCGGTGAGCTGTCCCGGGTGATGCTCGCCGTCGAGGTCGTCTTCGCGGGCTCCGACCCGGTGCCGACGTACCTCTTCGACGAGGTCGACGCGGGCGTCGGCGGCAAGGCGGCCGTCGAGGTCGGGCGGCGGCTCGCGAAACTGGCCAAGTCGGCGCAGGTGGTCGTCGTCACGCACCTGCCGCAGGTGGCGGCCTTCGCGGACCGGCAGCTGCTGGTCGAGAAGACCAACGACGGGTCCGTGACCCGCAGTGGCGTCACCGTCCTGGAGGGCGAGGCCCGGATCCGCGAGCTGTCGCGGATGCTGGCCGGCCACGAGGACTCGGCGTCGGCGCGGGCGCACGCGGAAGAACTGCTCGCGGCGGCCCGGGAGCCGGAGTAG
- a CDS encoding NAD kinase produces MSDLSGDPAQSGNAGEPGEPGKRTVFLLAHTGRPAAIRSAELVVQGLLRSGLGVRVLRHEAVDLPLPPEVELVAESECTPEVLDGCELLIVLGGDGTLLRGAEFARGSGVPMLGVNLGRVGFLAEAERDDLDKVVDRVVTREYEVEERMTLDVIVRTNGDVVHRDWALNEAAVQKVSPERMLEVVLEIDGRPVSGFGCDGIVCATPTGSTAYAFSAGGPVVWPEVEALLMVPISAHALFAKPLVTSPDSVLAVEVQTGTPHGVLWCDGRRTVELPAGARVEVRRGTVPVRLARLHHASFTDRLVAKFALPVSGWRGAPH; encoded by the coding sequence GTGAGTGATCTTTCGGGGGACCCGGCACAGTCGGGGAACGCAGGGGAGCCGGGGGAGCCGGGGAAGCGGACCGTCTTCCTGCTCGCGCACACCGGGCGGCCGGCGGCCATCCGCAGCGCCGAGCTGGTGGTGCAGGGTCTGCTGCGCAGCGGGCTGGGCGTACGGGTGCTGCGGCACGAGGCGGTGGACCTGCCGCTGCCGCCCGAGGTGGAGCTGGTGGCGGAGTCCGAGTGCACCCCGGAGGTGCTCGACGGGTGCGAGCTGCTGATCGTGCTCGGCGGTGACGGGACGCTGCTGCGCGGCGCGGAGTTCGCGCGCGGCTCCGGGGTGCCGATGCTCGGCGTCAACCTGGGCCGGGTGGGCTTCCTCGCGGAGGCGGAACGGGACGACCTGGACAAGGTCGTGGACCGGGTCGTGACGCGGGAGTACGAGGTTGAGGAGCGGATGACCCTCGACGTGATCGTGCGGACCAACGGGGACGTGGTGCACCGGGACTGGGCGCTGAACGAGGCGGCCGTCCAGAAGGTGTCCCCGGAGCGGATGCTCGAGGTGGTCCTGGAGATCGACGGGCGCCCGGTGTCCGGCTTCGGCTGCGACGGGATCGTCTGCGCGACCCCGACGGGCTCGACGGCGTACGCCTTCTCGGCCGGCGGGCCGGTGGTCTGGCCGGAGGTGGAGGCGCTGCTGATGGTGCCGATCAGCGCGCACGCGCTGTTCGCGAAGCCGCTGGTGACCTCGCCGGACTCGGTCCTGGCCGTGGAGGTGCAGACCGGGACCCCGCACGGGGTGCTGTGGTGCGACGGGCGGCGGACGGTGGAGCTGCCGGCCGGGGCCCGTGTGGAGGTCCGGCGGGGCACGGTGCCGGTGCGGCTCGCCCGGCTGCACCACGCGTCGTTCACGGACCGGCTCGTCGCGAAGTTCGCGCTGCCGGTGTCGGGATGGCGCGGAGCGCCGCACTAG
- a CDS encoding TlyA family RNA methyltransferase, translating into MAGVARRRLDAELVRRSMARSREHAAQLIAAGRVTVGGNTATKPATQVETSAALVVLKDDSDPDYVSRGGHKLAGALAAFRPQGLRVEGRRALDAGASTGGFTDVLLRAGVEHVMAVDVGYGQLAWSLQSDDRVTVKDRTNVRELTVELIDGVPVDLVVGDLSFISIGLVLPALVRCCAPDADLVLMVKPQFEVGKDRLGSGGVVRSTELRAEAVRDVAAQAWKLGLGVLGVTASPLPGPSGNVEYFLWLRAGAPALDPADVDRAVAEGPQ; encoded by the coding sequence GTGGCAGGAGTGGCACGCCGCCGCCTGGACGCCGAACTGGTACGCCGCAGCATGGCCCGCTCCCGGGAGCACGCCGCGCAGCTGATCGCCGCCGGCCGGGTGACCGTGGGCGGCAACACGGCGACGAAGCCGGCCACCCAGGTCGAGACCAGCGCGGCCCTCGTCGTCCTCAAGGACGACAGCGACCCCGACTACGTCTCCCGGGGCGGCCACAAGCTCGCTGGGGCGCTCGCGGCCTTCCGGCCCCAGGGGCTGCGCGTCGAGGGCCGCCGGGCGCTGGACGCGGGCGCCTCGACCGGAGGGTTCACCGACGTGCTGCTGCGCGCCGGGGTGGAGCACGTGATGGCCGTGGACGTCGGCTACGGGCAGCTCGCCTGGTCCCTGCAGAGCGACGACCGGGTCACCGTCAAGGACCGTACGAACGTGCGCGAACTGACGGTGGAGCTGATCGACGGGGTGCCCGTGGACCTGGTCGTCGGTGATCTGTCCTTCATCTCGATCGGTCTGGTGCTGCCCGCGCTCGTACGCTGCTGCGCGCCCGACGCGGATCTGGTGCTGATGGTCAAGCCGCAGTTCGAGGTCGGCAAGGACCGCCTCGGCAGCGGTGGCGTGGTACGCAGTACGGAGCTGCGCGCCGAGGCCGTGCGGGACGTCGCGGCGCAGGCCTGGAAGCTGGGCCTGGGCGTGCTCGGGGTGACCGCGAGCCCGCTCCCGGGCCCCTCGGGCAACGTCGAGTATTTTCTGTGGCTGCGGGCGGGGGCACCGGCACTCGACCCGGCGGATGTCGATCGTGCAGTGGCGGAGGGGCCGCAGTGA
- a CDS encoding SCP2 sterol-binding domain-containing protein — translation MATIEECRAALDQLSDNLARAEGDVRGATALDRSLSCHITDLDRTFTGRLDGGRIRVDAVAPGPPASKAEIRLAMTGDDLVSLVAGDLKFPKAWASGRIRLEAGFRDLLKLKSLL, via the coding sequence ATGGCTACGATCGAGGAGTGCCGTGCGGCACTCGACCAACTCTCCGACAACCTGGCGCGGGCCGAAGGCGACGTGCGCGGTGCGACCGCGCTCGACCGCTCGCTGAGCTGCCACATCACCGACCTGGACCGGACCTTCACGGGCCGCCTGGACGGAGGCCGGATCCGCGTGGACGCGGTGGCACCGGGCCCGCCGGCCTCCAAGGCCGAGATCCGGCTGGCGATGACCGGCGACGACCTGGTCTCCCTGGTCGCCGGCGACCTGAAGTTCCCCAAGGCCTGGGCCTCGGGCCGCATCCGCCTGGAAGCGGGCTTCCGCGACCTGCTGAAGCTCAAGAGCCTGCTGTAG
- a CDS encoding ABC transporter ATP-binding protein: protein MSNQRSRQVQRLTAENVTLGYDQRVIAENLSVEIPDHSFTVIVGPNACGKSTLLRALSRMLRPTVGRVLLDGQAIGSLPAKKVARTLGLLPQSSIAPDGITVSDLVARGRYPHQGLLRQWSAQDERIVNESMASTGVAELADRAVDELSGGQRQRVWIAMALAQQTPLLLLDEPTTYLDIQHQIEVLNLCADLHEEQGRTLVAVLHDLNHAARYATHLIAMRDGKVVAEGPPAEVVTAELVERVFGLRCQVIADPETGTPLVVPAARVARARARAE, encoded by the coding sequence ATGAGCAACCAGAGGAGCAGGCAAGTGCAGCGGCTGACCGCGGAGAACGTGACCCTCGGCTACGACCAGCGGGTCATCGCCGAGAACCTGTCGGTGGAGATCCCCGACCACTCCTTCACCGTGATCGTCGGGCCGAACGCCTGCGGGAAGTCCACGCTGCTGCGGGCCCTTTCGCGGATGCTGAGGCCGACCGTGGGGCGGGTGCTGCTGGACGGTCAGGCGATCGGGTCGCTGCCGGCGAAGAAGGTGGCCAGGACGCTGGGTCTGCTGCCGCAGTCCTCGATCGCCCCGGACGGCATCACCGTGTCGGACCTGGTCGCGCGGGGCCGCTACCCGCACCAGGGGCTGCTGCGGCAGTGGTCGGCGCAGGACGAGCGGATCGTGAACGAGTCGATGGCCTCCACGGGGGTCGCGGAACTCGCGGACCGGGCCGTGGACGAGCTGTCGGGCGGGCAGCGCCAGCGGGTGTGGATCGCGATGGCGCTGGCGCAGCAGACGCCGCTGCTGCTGCTGGACGAGCCGACGACCTACTTGGACATCCAGCACCAGATCGAGGTGCTGAACCTCTGCGCGGACCTGCACGAGGAGCAGGGGCGGACGCTGGTCGCCGTGCTGCACGATCTGAACCACGCGGCGCGCTACGCCACCCACCTGATCGCGATGCGGGACGGGAAGGTCGTGGCCGAGGGGCCGCCGGCCGAGGTGGTCACGGCGGAGCTGGTGGAGCGGGTGTTCGGGCTGCGGTGCCAGGTCATTGCGGACCCGGAGACGGGGACGCCGCTGGTGGTACCCGCGGCGCGGGTCGCTCGGGCGCGGGCTCGCGCCGAGTGA